A stretch of the Capsicum annuum cultivar UCD-10X-F1 chromosome 10, UCD10Xv1.1, whole genome shotgun sequence genome encodes the following:
- the LOC107844159 gene encoding uncharacterized protein LOC107844159, with product MAKAYKVEDFDYIMTKVGKIDPRVKEYLEEAGYEKYEIASYTNTILRRRFQEILTDNGVKALRMMVKVAGSYLYCVYELRRRYIININHDTCNCGRYQIDEIPCAHVIAVLKSKNIDVKEYGHYCSELYRPNTIAKTYELPIVPMPGMKNWNIPQFINDKEIFPPKYKRPLGRPKKGRHLKSSELLTASSNHCDKY from the exons ATGGCTAAAGCTTATAAAGTAGAAGATTTTGATTACATTATGACAAAAGTTGGTAAGATTGATCCCCGGGTTAAGGAATATCTGGAAGAAGCTGGTTATGAAAAATA TGAAATTGCATCTTATACAAACACAATACTCAGGAGAAGATTTCAAGAAATTCTGACTGATAATGGGGTTAAAGCTTTGCGGATGATG GTTAAGGTAGCTGGTAGTTATCTATACTGCGTATATGAATTACGAAGGAGGTACATTATTAATATTAATCATGACACGTGCAATTGTGGCCggtatcaaattgatgaaataccaTGTGCACACGTAATTGCTGTTTTAAAGAGTAAAAATATTGATGTAAAAGAGTATGGTCATTACTGCTCAGAATTGTACAGGCCAAACACCATTGCCAAGACGTATGAACTCCCAATAGTTCCTATGCCAGGCATGAAGAATTGGAATATTCCACAATTCATTAATGACAAAGaaatttttccacccaaatacaAAAGACCTTTGGGTAGGCCAAAGAAAGGAAGACACTTGAAATCTAGTGAATTGCTTACTGCAAGTTCAAACCATTGTGATAAATATTGA